TTCAAGAGACGGTGTTCGAATTATTAACCCAGCAATATGAACTTGCCCGCGTAAGCGAAGCGAAAGATACGCAATCGATTCAAATTGTTGCTCCGGCAAAAGTGCCGGATAAAAAAGCGAAACCGAAACGAATTCTGATTGTCATAACCACTGCCGTGCTGGCGTTAGGGATAGCGATATTTATCAGTTATTTTCGTGAGTATTTAGCAACCTTGGATACCGAAAACAAACAACAGTTGTTTACGCTCATCCAGGAACTTAAAGGAAAATCAGGAACCGCTAACGGTAGCCGGGAGATTAACAATTAGTATCATCAATCGCTTACGGACTAAATGTTGCAGCGAGATTTCATTGCCTGACAATCAATAATAATTTGTTACGAATACATAAGGTAGTTCCATCATCTCCTGCCTAAGCCATGCACACATAAATAATGTTTCAAAACATAAAAAATTGTATCATCCGAATTCAGGAAAATTCGATTGTTCGCGACACCCTAGTTACCACCTTTTTTGCTACCGGTGGAAAAGCGGTAGGGTTTCTTATTCCCTTTTTTATTGCTGCCTGGTATGGAGTTGGAACAGATACCGATGCCTTTTTCTTTGCCTATAGTTTAATTATCTATTTAGCGACCATCTTTGCCCCAGTTCTTGAAAGCATTATCGTTCCATTTATTGCGGAAAAAAAAGCAAATGATGAAGATATCAGCGTTTTTGTCGGACGGATTCTCGGGTTAAGCGCAATCGGGTTACTCGCGATATCCGGTATATTTCTGGTGGTTATCAAACCGTTGTTATCGGTACTAACCCGGTTTTCGAGTGATGGATTAACCTTAATCTATGAGCTTTTGTTAGAAACCATTCCTTTAATTGTTCTGCTAGTCTGGACGAGCATTTTATCCGGTGCGTTGAATGCATATAAAGTTTTTGTTATCCCGGCAATATCCCCAGCATTGCGTGCGGTTATAACGCTCGGATTTATTTTTCTATTTAAAGAATCACTGGGAGTGCATGCAATCGCTTTAGGGTATGTGATAGGAGAAGTCTTCCGATTAGGACTTCTTTTCTTATTGATTCGACAGTTACAGTTATTTCGAATTCGGATTGTGTTCAATTGGGAACCGACTTTCGCTAAATTTCTAAACATCGCTGGATACCAACTTGTCGGAATGGCAATTATGGCGTTTACTCCGATCATTAATAAAGCGATGGCGTCTTGGCTTGGTAGCGGTAGCGTTTCTATTCTAGAATATGCTGACCGATTATATATGATTCCGGTAACTTT
The genomic region above belongs to bacterium and contains:
- a CDS encoding polysaccharide biosynthesis C-terminal domain-containing protein, whose protein sequence is MFQNIKNCIIRIQENSIVRDTLVTTFFATGGKAVGFLIPFFIAAWYGVGTDTDAFFFAYSLIIYLATIFAPVLESIIVPFIAEKKANDEDISVFVGRILGLSAIGLLAISGIFLVVIKPLLSVLTRFSSDGLTLIYELLLETIPLIVLLVWTSILSGALNAYKVFVIPAISPALRAVITLGFIFLFKESLGVHAIALGYVIGEVFRLGLLFLLIRQLQLFRIRIVFNWEPTFAKFLNIAGYQLVGMAIMAFTPIINKAMASWLGSGSVSILEYADRLYMIPVTFFTSGFTVTLLAHWSERYQNTSAKWLEQAVIQAVKIIGGIGLVLTLILYFGRGIFVSLVYGYGKFQPQLVNEVAQVFGIFVLSLTPYFLSQIYVRAILVRKQTQFLLYLSLFRTVATIVLNWFFMQRFGVTGIAASTTIVSACALGLLIFFLHFFSGNQENTQCRV